Proteins from a single region of Hymenobacter aquaticus:
- a CDS encoding cryptochrome/photolyase family protein — translation MKKIVLFWHRRDLRQHDNAGLAAALQSGYPVVPLFIYDREILDLLPSRRDARVTFIYDEVERLSQQTEQAGGTLLAYYGKPLEVFAQLVRQYEVAAVYTNEDYEPYAAVRDKAVAELLQQAGAELRLYKDQVIFAKKEILSKSETPPKVFGAYSKAWLAALRDEHLLPYPSRELFTAENLAQLAGAAPRPTLEQMNFERFEQEVPAAELPAEELVRNYHLTRDKPGLVNSSTRRSVHLRFGTLSVRELMQQARALNPKLLNELIWRDFFMMLLWHFPDMATESYDPRLRRVPYRNNEAEFRAWCEGRTGYPLVDAGMRELNQTGYLPNRARIAAAGFLVKHLLIDWRWGDRYFADKLLDYDMAQNVGNWQWMAGTGAVAAPWFRVYSPQSQQEQYDPAWAYVRQWIPEFGTSQYAKPIVEHKFARERAISTFRAAYQNQE, via the coding sequence ATGAAAAAAATTGTTCTGTTCTGGCACCGGCGCGACTTGCGGCAGCACGACAACGCGGGCCTGGCGGCGGCTTTGCAAAGCGGCTACCCGGTGGTACCGCTGTTTATCTACGACCGGGAAATCCTGGATTTGCTGCCCAGCCGCCGCGACGCCCGCGTGACCTTTATCTACGACGAGGTGGAGCGCCTGTCCCAGCAGACGGAGCAGGCCGGCGGCACGTTGCTGGCCTATTACGGCAAGCCGCTGGAAGTCTTTGCTCAGCTCGTGCGGCAGTACGAGGTGGCCGCCGTGTACACCAACGAGGACTACGAGCCCTACGCCGCCGTGCGCGACAAGGCCGTAGCAGAGTTGCTGCAACAGGCCGGGGCGGAGCTGCGGCTGTACAAGGACCAGGTCATTTTTGCCAAGAAGGAAATCCTGAGTAAGTCGGAGACGCCGCCCAAGGTATTCGGGGCCTACAGCAAGGCCTGGCTAGCCGCCCTGCGCGACGAGCACCTGCTGCCGTACCCTTCCCGGGAGCTATTTACCGCTGAAAATCTGGCCCAGCTGGCCGGCGCGGCGCCGCGGCCGACGCTGGAGCAGATGAACTTCGAACGATTTGAGCAGGAGGTGCCCGCCGCCGAGTTGCCGGCCGAGGAGCTGGTGCGCAACTACCACCTCACCCGCGACAAACCCGGCCTGGTAAACAGCAGCACGCGCCGCTCGGTGCATCTGCGCTTCGGCACGCTCAGCGTGCGGGAGCTGATGCAGCAGGCCCGGGCGCTGAACCCCAAGCTGCTGAACGAGCTGATCTGGCGGGACTTTTTCATGATGCTGCTCTGGCACTTTCCCGACATGGCCACTGAAAGCTACGACCCGCGCCTGCGCCGGGTGCCCTACCGCAACAACGAGGCGGAGTTCCGGGCCTGGTGCGAAGGCCGCACCGGCTATCCACTCGTGGATGCCGGCATGCGGGAGCTGAATCAAACCGGCTACCTGCCCAACCGGGCCCGGATTGCCGCCGCCGGCTTTCTGGTGAAGCACCTGCTCATCGACTGGCGCTGGGGTGACCGGTACTTTGCCGACAAGCTGCTCGACTACGACATGGCCCAGAACGTGGGCAACTGGCAGTGGATGGCCGGCACCGGAGCAGTGGCCGCGCCCTGGTTTCGGGTCTACAGTCCCCAGAGCCAGCAGGAGCAGTACGACCCCGCGTGGGCCTACGTGCGCCAGTGGATTCCCGAGTTTGGTACCAGCCAGTACGCCAAGCCCATTGTTGAGCATAAGTTTGCCCGGGAACGGGCCATCAGCACGTTTCGAGCGGCGTACCAGAACCAGGAATAG